One Roseburia rectibacter DNA window includes the following coding sequences:
- a CDS encoding ROK family protein produces the protein MKLGIDMGGMSIKMGLVNEENKIIGRITIPTDLTVPYQTLVERMADAVRQMLENAGMTLEQCGGIGIGSPGTIDAKQGVILYSNNFGWENVPIVEELKKHLDTRIEIANDADAAALGEVCAGAAEGAENAVLLTLGTGVGSGVILDKKIFRGAMPGGCELGHLSIRYDGIRCTCGRKGCLEAYASASALLRIAREKAAEHPESIMNEMCGNDLEQMNGKIPFDAAKAGDEAGMETVKEYEGYLACGIANVINTFRPEKVILGGGVAAQKDNLTAPLKDLVKDMCFGGSHGHIADIVTSVLGNDAGIIGAANLVV, from the coding sequence ATGAAGCTGGGGATCGATATGGGCGGTATGTCCATCAAAATGGGGCTGGTAAATGAGGAAAACAAGATCATTGGGAGGATTACGATTCCAACCGATCTGACGGTGCCGTATCAGACGCTGGTGGAGCGCATGGCAGATGCCGTACGGCAGATGCTTGAAAATGCAGGCATGACATTAGAACAGTGCGGGGGGATTGGAATCGGAAGTCCGGGAACGATCGATGCAAAGCAGGGAGTGATCCTGTATTCTAATAATTTTGGCTGGGAAAATGTACCAATCGTGGAAGAACTGAAAAAACATCTGGATACAAGAATTGAAATTGCCAATGATGCGGATGCTGCGGCGTTGGGAGAAGTATGTGCCGGTGCGGCGGAAGGTGCAGAAAATGCAGTGCTTCTGACACTTGGAACCGGCGTGGGCAGTGGAGTGATCCTGGATAAAAAGATTTTCCGTGGTGCGATGCCGGGAGGCTGTGAGTTAGGACATCTGTCTATCCGCTATGATGGCATCCGATGTACCTGCGGAAGAAAAGGATGCTTAGAAGCCTATGCCTCTGCGTCTGCACTTCTTCGGATCGCGCGGGAAAAGGCAGCAGAGCATCCGGAGTCTATCATGAATGAGATGTGTGGGAATGATCTGGAACAGATGAATGGTAAGATCCCGTTTGACGCTGCAAAAGCCGGGGATGAAGCCGGCATGGAAACTGTAAAAGAATATGAGGGCTATCTCGCATGCGGGATTGCAAATGTGATCAATACATTCCGGCCGGAAAAGGTGATCCTTGGCGGAGGAGTTGCTGCGCAGAAAGACAATCTGACCGCACCGCTTAAGGATCTGGTGAAGGATATGTGTTTCGGTGGCAGCCATGGACATATTGCGGATATCGTGACCTCTGTACTTGGAAATGATGCCGGGATCATCGGAGCAGCAAATCTGGTAGTGTAA
- a CDS encoding GntR family transcriptional regulator, translated as MGKTIMYERIYGDLLAKIQSGDYQPGDRLPSEKELAELYGVSRITAKKAMDMLAKENQINREPGRGSFVCRPAAVVEIKKESQEAANQRIGVIFDGFGSDFGTRLLQGIESECDRRQLDLLFKCTYGSIEKEKQAIDAAIRAGVKGILLLCAQGDNYNSKVLELALAGYPLVLVDRRMQGISIPCVRTDNYEAAKEVTKKLIAMGHEKICFLTHASVTTTTIHERYEGFVHCMLKYEDANGALAKLEKYNHIPEDIEKEYREFDYAQIAEILEKNRDCTAYIAAEYRIGVLLSKYLKQRGISKTIAVFDGIDEVYEQDDFIHVRQNEFAMGQQAVTLLEEITAGKKQTEDILIPYQISGIV; from the coding sequence ATGGGAAAAACAATTATGTATGAGCGGATCTATGGGGATCTGCTTGCAAAAATACAGAGTGGAGATTACCAGCCGGGGGACCGGCTGCCATCGGAGAAGGAGTTAGCAGAGCTTTATGGTGTAAGCCGTATTACGGCGAAAAAGGCGATGGATATGCTGGCAAAAGAAAATCAGATCAACAGAGAGCCGGGAAGAGGTTCTTTTGTGTGCAGGCCCGCTGCTGTTGTGGAGATAAAAAAAGAAAGCCAGGAGGCAGCCAATCAGCGGATCGGTGTGATATTCGACGGGTTTGGAAGCGATTTTGGCACACGGCTTTTGCAGGGGATCGAGAGTGAATGTGACAGGAGACAGTTAGACCTTTTGTTTAAGTGTACTTATGGAAGCATCGAAAAGGAAAAACAGGCGATCGACGCGGCGATCCGTGCGGGAGTAAAAGGTATTCTGCTTCTCTGTGCACAGGGGGACAATTATAACAGTAAGGTGTTAGAGCTGGCGCTGGCTGGTTATCCGCTGGTGCTTGTGGACCGGCGGATGCAGGGCATTTCGATCCCGTGTGTCAGAACGGATAATTATGAAGCGGCGAAAGAAGTCACCAAAAAGCTGATCGCAATGGGACATGAAAAAATCTGTTTTCTGACGCATGCATCCGTCACGACGACAACGATCCATGAGCGCTACGAAGGATTTGTCCATTGTATGCTCAAATATGAGGATGCCAACGGGGCACTTGCAAAACTGGAAAAATATAACCACATTCCAGAGGACATCGAAAAAGAATACCGGGAATTTGACTATGCGCAGATTGCGGAGATCCTGGAAAAAAACAGGGACTGTACGGCATATATTGCCGCTGAATACCGGATCGGGGTACTCCTTTCAAAATATTTAAAACAGCGGGGAATCTCAAAAACGATTGCCGTATTTGACGGCATTGATGAGGTCTATGAGCAGGATGACTTTATCCATGTGCGGCAGAATGAATTTGCGATGGGACAGCAGGCAGTCACGCTTTTAGAGGAAATTACAGCCGGAAAGAAACAGACCGAAGATATTCTGATCCCTTATCAGATATCGGGGATCGTGTAA
- a CDS encoding glycoside hydrolase family 125 protein, translating into MKVKENYAAIERTVALVKEKFGADSKIAVMFEKCISNTLQTTIKVKEDDTVFVITGDIPAMWLRDSACQLRPFLLFAKEEPELVELICGLIKKQMQCILLDPYANAFNENGDGQCWDHDKTDMKPELWERKYEIDSLCYPVQLSYLLWKNTGCTEQFTGEWLEAAKTVIRVFRTEQDHENASPYTFERENCSFTDTLSRDGKGALVKSNVGLIWSGFRPSDDACVYGYLIPSNMLASVILGNIAEIAREIYHDEKLAEEADAFSEEVRNAIETLAILPAQKTEYYAYEVDGFGQYLVMDDANLPSLLAMPYYGYCDNKNERYRNTRKVILSDQNPYYFSGECAKGIGSPHTYTRFIWPMALAMQGLTSDSMEEKLKMLERIAACDAGTDLVHESFHVDHPDDFTRPWFSWANSVFCELVLDYCGQKVTL; encoded by the coding sequence ATGAAAGTAAAAGAAAATTATGCAGCGATCGAGCGTACGGTCGCTCTTGTAAAAGAAAAATTTGGTGCAGACAGCAAGATCGCTGTCATGTTTGAAAAATGTATTTCGAATACGCTGCAGACGACCATTAAAGTAAAAGAAGATGACACGGTATTTGTGATCACGGGGGACATCCCTGCCATGTGGCTGCGCGATTCGGCATGCCAGCTCCGCCCGTTCTTATTGTTTGCAAAAGAAGAACCGGAGCTTGTGGAACTGATCTGCGGGTTGATCAAAAAACAGATGCAGTGCATTCTTTTAGATCCATATGCCAATGCATTTAATGAAAACGGCGACGGACAGTGCTGGGATCATGACAAGACGGATATGAAACCGGAGCTGTGGGAGCGGAAATATGAGATCGATTCCTTATGCTATCCGGTGCAGCTTTCCTATCTGCTCTGGAAGAATACAGGATGTACGGAGCAGTTTACCGGAGAATGGTTAGAAGCCGCAAAAACCGTGATCCGCGTATTCCGCACGGAACAGGATCATGAAAATGCCTCCCCGTATACATTTGAAAGAGAAAACTGCAGTTTTACCGATACCCTCTCAAGGGACGGAAAAGGTGCGCTGGTAAAAAGCAATGTCGGACTGATCTGGTCCGGTTTCCGTCCGAGTGATGATGCCTGTGTCTATGGATATCTGATCCCGTCAAATATGTTAGCTTCTGTGATCCTTGGAAATATTGCAGAGATCGCCCGTGAGATCTACCATGATGAGAAACTGGCAGAAGAGGCAGATGCTTTCTCAGAGGAAGTGAGAAATGCGATCGAGACACTTGCCATTCTTCCGGCACAGAAGACGGAATACTACGCATATGAGGTAGATGGTTTTGGCCAGTATCTTGTGATGGATGACGCAAATCTGCCGAGCCTTCTTGCGATGCCATACTATGGCTATTGCGACAATAAAAATGAGAGATACCGGAACACCAGAAAAGTGATCCTAAGCGACCAGAACCCGTATTATTTCAGTGGAGAGTGCGCGAAGGGAATCGGAAGCCCGCATACATACACACGTTTCATCTGGCCGATGGCTCTGGCAATGCAGGGACTTACCTCTGACTCCATGGAAGAAAAATTAAAAATGCTTGAGAGGATCGCAGCCTGTGATGCGGGGACAGATCTGGTACATGAGTCATTCCATGTGGATCACCCGGATGATTTTACACGTCCCTGGTTTTCCTGGGCAAATTCCGTATTCTGTGAACTTGTACTGGACTATTGCGGACAGAAAGTTACCCTTTAA